The Oryzias melastigma strain HK-1 linkage group LG15, ASM292280v2, whole genome shotgun sequence genome includes the window gtgttttttttgtgtgtttttaacatgttcttgtggtatttttttgatgatgaagaCATATTAAGAACATTAAACTGAAAATTGCATatctggatattttttttctagttgttgttgatcaggagcagacaaaaaatgctctttgaaaaaaagaacatgtttaagATGTCGAAAATAAGCCTAAAGACCTCTGTTCTGAGCTCTTGGCAAAAAGAAAGGGAgcggggggcggggttgctcctcaCCAATGGTTTCACCTACAACTCAGAAGTTAATTTTTGAATTAActactaccgctctgcagaaactatatccaaaacaatgactttttttggctaaaagcagcattaTCATAtcaaaagaccaatgggaacacttttaaattagttcaaaagatgatagctatatttctgacttttttttcctaattaatGATGTAAACCAGTCTGACTAAAGCCAGAAAAGCttagatatttttgagatgataagtTTTAGTGAAGAGCCTCTATGTGCTTAGTATTCCATTGAAACATATACTGAACTatagtgttgaaaataaaaaaaaaacctagtcCACATATCAACATTGTTATAATTTCATTGTATTTATCTAGTTTCAATGCACATAATGTAAGTAATGCATACAAGGGAGTGTCAAATTTGTTGTTCTGGAACATAAAAAGTGTAACTCATAACTAttcatatttgttttacttatcTTTTAATGACTtacaaaaaagtgtaataaaaataaaaaattgaagagAAGCactaaataagaaaatataataaGCAATAATTCTCATTTATTAAAGTCTTGAATTCTTAAACAtctaaacattaaaactttcctcttaaaaaaataacttaactaAGTCTGACATCTGGTGGACAAACTTAGTTTATCATTTACATCgagaaaagatggaaaaaaaagatatttttccccccttttttagTGCTATGTGCTGTGGGAGTGGAGACGGTGGAAAGGGGAGAATTCAACAGCCTTGGCATCTACCTAATGTGAGTATCAAGGTTTTTAAGTGACCTGCTCCCACCCAATCTGAGaggaaaaatgttgacatttaacAGCATACACCAGATATTTTGTGATGTCTTCTGGAAATGTCTGCTTGCATAATCACCCACACACACTTGTTAGAACTTGAAAGGAGGTGCAGTTGGCAGAAATGAAGCTAGCCCCCATCCTGTACTCCCTGTTATCTCTGTGTCACAAAACACCCACAGAGCCACAGGAAAACATCTCTCCAAGGAGGCCAGACatgcaagaatgtttattctgtcaGTTCACAAAAGCACCTGAATGTCAAATTCTTCCATTACCTcatatacataaaataaatcctaGCCTACCATGACAAATTGAGTATTTTCTTTAGTGTAAAATCAATAATTGTTTCCCtccataacattttttttcttctgtctctAACTTTTGTCCTCGTCAGTGCATCATCTGTTGCCATTATGATGTTTGAGCTGGCCTACTACCTGGATGCCCTTCTGTCCATGTGTCTTCCGTGAGTACACAACTTTCTTGTGTGATGTGttgaaaagctgtaaaaatgtgaaagaaatattgCCTGCCCATCAGAATACCAAGGAATTTTTACATACCAAAAATAATTATAAGCTAGATCAAAAACCAAACATGGCTCATTGAAAATTACTCATTTGTGTTGTGATGTactgaaaatcacaaaaaatcactttttatttttttactgacagtttgtaaaacatttgtgtgaGCTTGTCATCCTTGCATATTTACTCCAAATCTATACAATGCAATTTTGATCTCACATATATTCATAACAAAggacaaaacaaacatgtaaagtTGACTTTTAAGTTTTGCTTATGTTTActaatccatttttttacaatatgataaatagttttcaatgtatgtgattttttttctgtgttaaaatgTCTACCCTTCCCACTCATTTTATAGCCAGTCTTCCAACAACTACTTTAGATTAGTATGAGGTTGAACCAGGGgagggcaaactttttgactttattGGCTACAAAGggttgtaaaatttgacaaaaggaCCGGAACATGAGCGGATGGGTGGCGTGTCTTGTTAATCTACCTCATTAAGAAGAAAATTACATGAAATCTGGATGACaatgatttcttttattttgattgaaaataaatatatattttaaaatagaacattttggagtcTTTATGTCAAAACTTTGGCTTTTGATCTCATTTTAGTGTcaattgcaccaatgggttgatgtctcTCAGAGAAAAGCATAAACGTGGATAAGCTGTGATCACGTCATGTTTGGATGatcaaaaaaatgactttttgattcagaaaacacacatgaacctcagaaaaacaagaaatcttcacacaccacatgaatgcaaaatagccaaaacaacaGGTCAATTTTTTTAGTGCACCATCTAAAGAGACACCAAAATtgtcaatataatttattccattttggcAAGTCCAATTGAATAGTTCAACGGGCCGCACATAGCTGGAAATAGATGCTGGCATCAAGGGGTTGAAGGaatttatgtttgaaaatattcaaattcaCTCAATAACAAAAAACGTTGGTATACAATGATACTAAACATCGCCAAACACACtataatttcagattttttttttagtatcaaataaatctgaaatgcacatgtttattgatttttctgtttgtcttctgTTTGCATCTTAATTTTCACAGCTGTCCTCCAGACTGGCAGCTGTTTGTTCTGTGGAGGAAGATGGCTCATGTTGGAGGCTTTCAtaaatttctttattatttcatCATGTCAGTGGTCTGCTTCTTACATCCTGTGTTGGTATGGCATGCTATTATCCCAGGTAAAACGCAATCACCCACACTTATAATATTACTTCAACTTATGACTTTGAAGTTTTTCTGATGTTAATCATCTTGTAAATGAGCATTTATGGTAAAAGAAAATAGTCTAAGAAGGTGAATGTTTCTTACAGGGTCAATGCTTTTGGTGACAGCAATATTCAACTTCATACTAAGCAAGAAAGCAAAATGTAAAGATATCAAAATCTCACATGTCTGCCACAGCAACCAAGATCTAACCACCCTCAGAGACGCAGAGAGCTCAGACTCCAACAGCTCATTCCttcatgcaaaaacaggaagaaaggaAGAGGGACTGGCCCTCTCAGACAGAGAACGTCACCTCAGTCCAGAGGACAGATGTGAGCACACACAGACCATGTTGGATAAAACACAGACACCGCCATCTGA containing:
- the tmem72 gene encoding transmembrane protein 72 isoform X2 — its product is MGSKVSIWWNVVEFTCRILGVCTATVLCAVGVETVERGEFNSLGIYLIASSVAIMMFELAYYLDALLSMCLPCPPDWQLFVLWRKMAHVGGFHKFLYYFIMSVVCFLHPVLVWHAIIPATKI
- the tmem72 gene encoding transmembrane protein 72 isoform X1, whose protein sequence is MGSKVSIWWNVVEFTCRILGVCTATVLCAVGVETVERGEFNSLGIYLIASSVAIMMFELAYYLDALLSMCLPCPPDWQLFVLWRKMAHVGGFHKFLYYFIMSVVCFLHPVLVWHAIIPGSMLLVTAIFNFILSKKAKCKDIKISHVCHSNQDLTTLRDAESSDSNSSFLHAKTGRKEEGLALSDRERHLSPEDRCEHTQTMLDKTQTPPSDNTGKTRWTWKDRRLTWFRGREKLVEKEMEEMEVYCEPETTSDTAPMITD